The genomic interval CTGAGGGCTTCGGGCTTATGTGGATTATATTGAGGGCCTCGGGCTCATGTAGATTATAATGAGGGCCTCGGGCCTAGGGCCCATGTGGATTATGCTAGCCAGTTCATGATTGCGGCATGTTTGTATGCCAAAACTTGGGTGATAGGctatgcatttcttatgtggccCCCAAGGAACATTATGTGCATTggtatatttatgttgagaaTTGGATATCTTGATGCATGGTATGGTATGACATTATCTTTCACAGTATGACATTTTGTGGGTTGTATCCTAGGTGAGAAATCTATCCCTAGccttattattattcttttatatgcttgctgagccttaaGCCTCACCTTGTTTCAACATCATTCTAGGTATGGGAGTTGATGTTCAAGAATGGATGTTATGGCGTGTTGTTCTCCAGGTAGCTATGTGTATGGGGGCTTTCCTAACCGAAAAGATATTTGGGAGTGAGTTTTAGACAGGGGCTCAGATATTATGTCTTGTTAGATTTGACTGATTGATGCGTTGTTGTGTTCAAAAAAGCCCCTGAAttgtatatttataattaatttgcttTTGTTGTTGTAAGATTGTAAGGAAAGATTTTAGCCCATATATTTGAGTTATCAAAGTGTGTTTAAAGAGAAATTGAGGTAAATTTTAGGTCGTTACAAGTTTTGTGGGACATGATGTCATACTTATACATGGCATGGTTTTTGGAATTTTATGTGATACTTGATGCACATTGCAAACAGGGATCTATTGGGATATATCCTTTATAGCATTAAGCCGAAAGCTCGAGTGAGTTGTAATGCTAGACTTGTGTAAAGCTCAAGTAGGTTATAATGTCGAACTCGTGTGAGACTTCGATCTCTTTTATGATGTTAAGCCAAAAGCTTGAGTAGGCTATAATGTCAAACACGTGTAAAGCTCGAGTGGCCTATAATGCTAGACTCGTGTGGAACTTCAATCCCTTGACATGATTATGTTTATAGCATAGTTTGTGGGAACATGCACCTTATTCTTCATACATGTTCATTTGTGGCTTAACTATAGTATATCATGGGTGCATGTCATTACATGATCATGGTGCATATGACTTGGTTACTCTCATCCATATGTGCATGAGTGGGGATACTCATTATTATCTATGATTCAATCCTTGGTACTCTTTTTACCCTTTTTATTTTACTAtgcttgctgggccttgtggctcatttgcACTTGCATCATTCTAGGCACATGCAAGTCTAAAGAAGATGGTGAGTCTAGCAATGTGGGGTCCATTGTCTAAATATGTACAGAACAGTTCCAACTAGAAGGTCATTGGGGGTTGTTAGCGATGTAGTCCTATAGCTATTGTCTTATTTTGTGGGTTGTGTATTTTTTGGGGGGTTGTAATGGATGTATTGTAACAACCTGCCCTTCCCTGGCATGCCATTATTTTtggcatttctttttttttctatcattaCAAATTCCTCAATATAAAATCcccatatataaatacatttaacATTCCATATGATAAGCTAAGGAATAGTAACTTAAACTTTTGTGAAACTAGAATCGAAACCTAAAGGATATCATAATTCCATACAAACACAAATATACACTACTGTTCTTAACAAccaataaattacaatattcgTTAGGTGAGATAACATATAAAACTATGCTTCAAACATAGGGAATATcatgaattgaaattaaattatgcttTGACCACTCCTTTTCCCTTCTTACTGCTTGATTCATTTGGAACGTAGAATATTCTATGGacaaaagtccaaattagaagataaatcttctaagtgaggttcaaataaatttcatgaatgaatgatgtgTGGATATGAATAAACCGATACCCTAGTGTAGCTTTTATCAATATTCTAGTCCTGGCATGAAACTCTAAGCAGTCATCCCGGCAATTCTCACTTTAGGGAAAATCCATCCCTAACATGAGAGACTTGCGATTTTTCAACAAAACTCACTTGGAGAAATGCGGCTACTCTACCAAGGCAACTTCTTAACCCACCATACATATCTCGGTTAATATGTCAATGATTTTTATGCCAAATGCCATATTTAAATTATCCAATGCAACATAAGTAAATAAGCATATGGATGGCAAAATGCATGTAAATTATGTTGAATTTGCAGATTATTTATGAAACTCATATTTATCTAGGCAATTcatcacataaatttttttagaaaaatcacTCATCTTGATTTAGGTTTTTAAGCCTTCTCGAAATACACATCTGGTCTTGAAATTCGTGCCCTAATAATTTTCtgaccaaattttttaaaaatttaataaaactaaattttctgaatttttctcccttttttgttcttcctatttttcctattttcttacCTCCTCACGCGCTTGCTCGCACCCACACGCCTGGTTGCCAATCGTCTTCTCTGGCTTCCCCTTTGCCGCTAACGACTAGTTTTGCCTTGATTTCTCTCGATTTCTTCCTCCCTCTTGCTCTACTTGTCCTCCCAAGCATGATGGGATAACTTTTGGCTTGAAAATTCTATCAACACACCCCCAATTTGGTCGTTTGAACCTTGGTTCCAGCGACCTTCGTGACTTTTCAGTGAAGCTCAAAACCACCTCAATCAACACAAAAACTCCTctaattctccaaaaatgatcCCTAACCCTTCAAGAACAAAAGCTCTTTATCCAAACCTCTTGATTTTTCCCAAAACACTCGAATTTCTCGactaaaaattgatgaaaccCTTGCCCCAACCTCGGCTATTTATAGTTGATTCCGACAACCACTCCGACCAATCTCGACCTCATCTTGCACTGCAAGGCCTACCCTAGGCCATGATGGCCCTATCCCTGCTCTGAAATGGCGATGGGATGCTGATGGCCGACGACCAATAGTGCGACCGCTAACCCCCTTGTAGTGTTCACActatttttttggttgtttttccctttttcttctgCTCTCTTGCACCTTCACCCCCTTGCCCTCAAGTCCTCAAGTTTCTAGAATTTTGTCTTGTTCCCATAACtttggaaaattacacttatcctccataattttgaaatttttcacttacaccccaaaATAATTATACTTGAGTCCTTAAGgaatttttgaatattacatATATGGCTCAGTTGTATATGGCTAATCCGCATGTCATGTAATTTTTGTGTATGTGACCTTGTTGTTTTCCAGGCAATGAATGTGATGTTTCCTTATATGATTCTTCAAGTACCTTTATTCTTCACACTTCTTCCTTGGTTTCCCTCAATCGGGGTCTCCTAGAACGGGGTCATCATATCAATCCTTTGTCATTGGGTGAAATAGTAAGCCTATCACCCTTGATGTCTCAATCCTTTCTCACTAAACAACATGTAATGTGATAGGGTttaattgtatgcatatttttatttacttttcatcttaatcttgtgttattttttttacaaaaaatgtgtgtttacataaatttttcatcattttaatctctttttgtaggaacctAACGAATGATGTTATTTTGAAGATTcgggcataaaaagaaaaaaaaaaagatattttaaaattaatattataataaaaaataaaaaataaatattttataattatagttattataattaataatatattaaatattatatattaaattataatatgtatgtattatattatatattatcttatattatttatatatataatattatttatttatataatatatgtgaagATGGCGTGAACATGGAGGAGTAGGGTTGCCAGTGCCttgcatttgtatatatatataatataatatatgaggAGAAAGGAAGGAATGAGGGCAGCCACCGTgcatgacatatatatatatttataataggtgaaaaaaaaaattggagactTGGGGCGCCAGAGGACACAAAGCATTGAGAATAAGCCATTGAaaaggagaaattgagaagGAGGCGCTTGAATAGAAGAAGACGGACGCAAGACAGGGGGCTAAATTGGCTGAGGATCCGTTGGAGCAGCAAGCACCCAGATCTGGAACAGATCTGGGCAGGGAgcctcatctttttcttttttcttcattgtttaattaattttttttatgctcCCACTGTTATTtcagattttaattaattctatcatgaattaattttatttaactagggtttgagaTGAAGCTTGTTAtgaattattgatttttattgattggGTTTTCTATCgtgattttaattatttattacttgtttttAATACGATTGAGTGATTTCaccatcatttaattaattttgtattatgatttgagaCCGAGAGGTGATTTTCATAACAggttgaagtaataaatttcataagatagaTAGTTGATAAGGGATTTAATACTTGAATTTTATGAGGGATAATAAATTGGAACTTAACAATAAATTTCggtttgttataactattgggaaataggttgattgttaacaaattgagatttaattaggttagtaaatcttgggaaagaaACTAACCAGTTTAGATATTCATCCCATTGAATTGATAGAAAcccaattgattgaaaattaagatgGATTAATAAGTGAATTCGAAACACTCTAGTTGCctctattttttctaagttaagttatttattttaatttgtgtttaattttagttttcattattttaatttattcgaattcatctctttttatagtctaaataatattaaagttaattcAATTTTGGTACTTAATCCAATCCTCATGGGATCGACACtctactcattcattatattacttgtgcGATTCGTACACTTGCGAATTAGCCTAACATAATACAACATGATAGATAAAAAGATTCAACTAAATACaccacaaataataatatattgtgCATGTATATAATATGAATAGACATCACATATGTCCAATATGTATTAGAAATATAGATTTTTATGGTGAACCATTCACTTTGCGATATTCGTGAAATTTTCAATTACCTTGTTAAACGTGTTGAGTTTCGATCATTGTGTTTAAGATGCCTTTTAAGGTCAAATCCCTTCTTGgatgtgaaaaataatttttaaaaattttttatttttcataaagttgcgtaaaagatatttttttcaaattttcctaattttttcttactttCGACGCACTTGATTTACCGGCCTTCTTACTTTCATGCATGTGCTGCCCACACGTCTTTTCTAGTCACCTTCTTTGTTGCTCGGATCGCCATTTAGAGTTCATGATTTTTTATCGAAACCtacctattttcttcttttttactcCCTTTTTCACTCTatatcttttttctctttttttttacctccttcctctttctttcaTATCTTTTTCCTCATCCGGTTGCCTTGGCtgaaaactgataagatttttctAGCCAAGCCTGATTTTATGACAAGGCCCTATCTCCCttatttttttcactaaaaCACACCTCAAGGTAGCAAAATGATCCTTAAATCCCCTAGAGCAAAAACCCTCCATTGATCCCTTTTTATAGCCAAACTTAATCTATTAACCATCAAATTGATCCAATCAAACCTTTTTTTATTCTCCAAGGCTTAAGAATAACTCAGAATAATACCTTAAACCCTAGCTTTTGCATATCAAAACTCCCACGTAACTTCCATCATTGCCAACCCTTGTTTTTCGGATGTTACATAGCTGAATCCGACCAATCTTCTTTTTTCCTCTTCCCCAAGTCACCCCTAGGCTATGTAACCCTAGTTCCTAGCCCTTGGTTGACCATCATGGTTGGGGGTGGTATTGTCAATGATGCAATGCGACAGTTTAAGAGGTTAATGTGTTCACACATTGTTGTTGTGGTTGGTGAACTCTCTTAATTAGCTTACTAGGAATAAGAAAAGTTTCTTATTAATTTGAAGCTATTTGGGTATGCCATCAATTTTGTGCACGTATATGGATAAAGTTTCTATTGtaatattatgtatattaaGCTAACTTCCATTAAAAAGTAGGCTAATCCATCCACTGGACAATTACTTGATGATATTCCTCTCTTTTAAGCTACTCATTACAATGAACAAACTGAAAAGTGTTTTAACTTCTCTGATTATGTAAGTTATGATATACATATTTGATTCCCTGCAATTGTCATTGTACACATCTTTTGTTCTTCATACTTAATTTCTcgagtttttatattttaataagttCAACACTTAGTCAATCAACAAAGTTGAAATTAGGGTCCTTTACTAAACCATCTTTTAAAAGACTTGGATGACTCTAATAGATCAGTCAGAGACACGTCTTAACCTTGAAAGTCCTTTACCTTATTAGGGTTGTTGCGTGCTGAAATCATAAAGACAACCATGAATTGAGTTTGTGTTTCTTTGCAGTTCTGCAAGCAAGTCAAACGTTAACGATGCTGGCAACCATCTCAGAGGCagaaagcagagagagagagagagagagagaggtcccAAGTGGTAATGATAAAAAGAGCAAGCAAGCTTCACTGCCCCCAAGACTGTACAAAATCAGCAAACCGACCACAACTCCTAACGTTGTgttcttataataataataatagcagCTGCTACTAAAAGGAAgaataaaagaggaagaagaatgcaACATACTTCTTAGCTACAATgaaaaacccaaacccaaaatGCTCACCAAAGTCTCAATCTCTCCATTCCACTTCATTCTGTCAAAAGCACCATCAGCCCTGCAACATCTTGCACCTTATTCTACTCTTCATACTCCATTTTCCAATTCCTACTTACATGTCGTCGTCATCTGGACTTCATGCTCAGGAGACTCAGGCCAAGCAAGCATTTCCAATTACCATGTACAAGTTTAGTCATTATCGGCCTCTGATATCACCATCATGGAATGCCTTCCCTGCTGCCGTGGGGCTCCCCTTTCTGGAAGGGAAAAAATCATCGCTAGTATCTGCAGTTGCGGCAAGCTTGGGAACCACCTAAAAGAAAATTTGTGAGATGGAGAAGAggctatatacatatatatatatatatatcatgtaacAATACAGAACAGTCGAGATGAATACTAGAAGGAgaatttaaagaatatatacTTGATCATTGCTTGGAGTTCTGGCAGCCGAACTTTTCATCCTCTTTGCATTGAGCCTGTGGCTTCCCTTCTCTCCTTCAATATCTTGGTCTACGAAGTTTTGATCTGTGACCTCTGCACAAAACAAGAATGTCTGTACCAATCAGAAAAATTAACGATGTTGATAGCCTGTCAGTGAAAAGATTCAGTACACAAGCATTGTTATGATTTTGAATCGAAAACAAACCATCAATCACACACACGAACATAGAATTTTACGTAAAaaacccaaataaaaaaaaatcataggcagaaacaataaaatatcactatcgGATATGGCTACAATAATTCTACTGACCtgggcacctatttataaacctaaaatcatctatagatgtacACAAAAAATTCTATCTTAATCAAAAGTTGATTCATGAGGATATTTCTCTAGATGAGATAAGCCAAAAGGATATTTctccagatgagataaatcccagtcaaaattgaatttgacaatatCCTAATTACAGTTAAATTCAAAATGCTAATCTCAgtcaaattagaaaataaatgaattaagattttgaatcataattATCACTAGTATCAAGTCTGAACCATACTCTAGCTGCTGGGTACCAACTAATTCTAGAAGCAACCAAAGAAGTGTCCACCTCAAATGGTGAAAAGAATATATGTGCAAGAACTTTACATTATGGCACATGATTAATACTGCCTTAGAGCACTACAATTTGGAGGTAGAGAATTTCAGTATAGGAATCTAAAGTTGTGTCATTAAGTTTCATTTAGAGAATAAGTTAGGGAAGAAAGACAAATATACACAAATTCTTTGTCTAACATCTATATTCATATTTGTGAAGTGCTCAATTTGAAGATCTAATAGCATCTTCACTCAAACCAAAGTCTTAAGCATGTTCAAACAAGCAAAAATAGTTTACCAAAAAGGTAAACAAGAAAGCTGCAAAGAAATGACTATTCGAGAAATGCAACAAAATATAGTTGCAACCACCTGTACTGCTGCCAACTGAATCATAAAGGGGCAAGTGAGAGTGACATGCGGAAGATTGCTCCAAACTGGTATCTAACGCAGAAGTCAATTCCGTTTTCCCTTTTACATGGACTGCAGGAGTTCCATATGGCGCTTGTTCTACAAAGGAGGATGCAGCATTTTTGTGCCTAAATGAAGATCTGAAATGCCGAATCCATGGATTAGTCAAAAGACCACCAGACCCATCTGCTTTCTCCAACCGGGATTCATGCCTATCAAAGTTGATCTTCCCCCAACAGCCACTTCGAAGAACTTTGTACTGCAAAAGATTTCaacagaaaaatgaaaaactacaGGCAGGATAATGAAAAGAGCCTACAGAACATTTATTCAGGCCAAAAAGCACAACACGACAAGAGTTAATAGACACCAACCTGGCCAGAAGAGACACGGACACTAGCATGCTTTTTCCCCAATGATTTAGTATCTGAGCAGTGGTGATTTTGTGAGCGCCAGCCAAGTAAATCAAAGGAATTGTACAACTCATTAACAAAGGATGCTTCCATGGAATTCAGGTACAAACTGTGCTTCTCATCTGTCCATTCTGTGCACATTGATTCTCTGGCCAGGGATTCCTGTTATCAAGTAATTCTAATAAGAACCATAAGACCTTGAGGAAAAATTCACCTCT from Diospyros lotus cultivar Yz01 chromosome 8, ASM1463336v1, whole genome shotgun sequence carries:
- the LOC127807138 gene encoding cold-regulated protein 27, which codes for MATISPSSASPDAAVEPATSLSSEVSGDSASSESRQSLSQESLARESMCTEWTDEKHSLYLNSMEASFVNELYNSFDLLGWRSQNHHCSDTKSLGKKHASVRVSSGQYKVLRSGCWGKINFDRHESRLEKADGSGGLLTNPWIRHFRSSFRHKNAASSFVEQAPYGTPAVHVKGKTELTSALDTSLEQSSACHSHLPLYDSVGSSTEVTDQNFVDQDIEGEKGSHRLNAKRMKSSAARTPSNDQVVPKLAATADTSDDFFPSRKGSPTAAGKAFHDGDIRGR